The Desulfobulbus propionicus DSM 2032 DNA segment ACTGTAAAGAGCAGGTACGTATCCGTCAAATAAATTACAGCAGGCCTGAAGGCGGCGGCCGTAGCGAGGGAAAAGGGCGATCCGGGACTTTTTCGTTGCCGCGGTGGTCTTTTTCCCCGCGCGCGAAGTTGGCGCCGCCTAATCTGCACAGCACGCAAGCAGGGACGCGGTGTCGGAAATGAACCGAAGATCAGCGCACAATGAACATCTGCCGACACAATCAACCACGCGGCCACAAACCGTGGTGGTGGCGGACGACAGCGTCACCATGCGGACCATCATCCAGAAGGAGCTGGAGGCATCCGGGTTTACGGTCGTCACCTGCAGCGATGGACTGGAAACCCTGATGTCGCTGCGCGGGATGGAGACGCCGCCGGATCTGATCACCCTGGATATCGACATGCCGCGGATGGACGGCTTTGCCTGCTGCGAACAACTCCGGGCACTGGAGCGGCAGGGGCTGTTCGGCAATCCCGAGGCCCAGATTCCGGTGCTGTTTGTCAGCGCCAACGATACCTTTGAAAATCGCAGTCGCGGTTTTCACCTCGGCAGCCTGGAATTTATCTCCAAACCTTTTGACCGGGGCGATATCGCGGCCGCGGTCTGCAAGGTGTTGCGGCCGCAATCCATTTTTTCCGGCATGACCGCCCTGGTGGTCGACGACAACCAGAGCGTGCGCAAAATGGTCGGCGCCTGTCTCGAACGGATCGGCCTGTCGATCATTGAAGCGGTCAATGGCAGGCAGGCCTATGCTCGGATGCAGGAACATGTCGACCGCATCGATCTGGCCATTGTCGATTTCGACATGCCGATCATGTGCGGGGATGAATTCATCCATCTCAGCCGCCAGCTTCCGGAAACCGAGCATTTGCCCATGCTGTCGCTCAGCGGTTCGGGCGACGCCAACGCGGTGTTGCGGATGTTCCGCGCTGGGGCCACCGATTATCTGGTCAAGCCGTTCATTGCCGAGGAACTGCTGGCCAGGGTGCAGGTGCATCTGCAGCTCAGGCGTCACATGCGCCGCCTGGAGGAAATGAACAGGAATCTGTATGACAAGGCGGTGAACGATGCACTGACCGGCCTGCGCAACAAACGCTATTTTCAGGAAGCCTTTGAGGAGGCCTTTGCCAGGGCCCAGCGTATCGGTATCGACGTCAGCTGCCTGTTTTTCGACCTGGACCATTTCAAGCAGGTGAATGATACCTGTGGACACGGTTTTGGCGATTATGTCCTGAAAACCGTGGGCGCTTTGATCAAGGAAACGGTGCGCCGCGGTGACTTGGCCGCCCGATTCGGCGGTGAGGAATTCGTCGTTGCCCTGCCCAATACCGATCTGGGCCAGGCCAAATGCGTGGCCGAGAAGATTCGCCGGTTGATCGCCGCCCATCCCTTTCGCGACCAGGGGCTCCAGTGGCGGGTGACGGTGAGTATCGGCGTGGCTTCGCTCCTGAGCGCCCGGCCCTCCTCGGCGTGCGGCCTGCTGCAACTGGCCGATCAGGCGCTTTATCGTGCCAAGAGAGCCGGCCGCGACCGGGTGGAGACGGCTGAAAGCTGATCCAACGCCCGCGGTCACTCCTGCGGGTCGTTGCCGCCCACCGGGTGGTAGTGGACATAGACCCGCCGGAGAAATTCGATGCGCGCCAGCAGGATGTCCTCCACCTGGGTGGCGATCCGGTCGCCCGCCCTGACGCTGAGATTGCCGTCGACTCCGATGGTGAGGTTGACCACCAGGTAGGGGCCGAAGCGATGGGCGTGCACTTCCTCGATATCCTCCACCCCGTTCACCTCGTGCAGGGCGGTGCGGATCTCCTGGGCCAGTTCGCGTCCGGGCAGGGTGTCCATGAGGTCATCGCTGGCCGACCGCAGGATCTCGACGCCGGTGTGGAGGATGATGAGCGAGACGACCGCAC contains these protein-coding regions:
- a CDS encoding diguanylate cyclase, with product MNRRSAHNEHLPTQSTTRPQTVVVADDSVTMRTIIQKELEASGFTVVTCSDGLETLMSLRGMETPPDLITLDIDMPRMDGFACCEQLRALERQGLFGNPEAQIPVLFVSANDTFENRSRGFHLGSLEFISKPFDRGDIAAAVCKVLRPQSIFSGMTALVVDDNQSVRKMVGACLERIGLSIIEAVNGRQAYARMQEHVDRIDLAIVDFDMPIMCGDEFIHLSRQLPETEHLPMLSLSGSGDANAVLRMFRAGATDYLVKPFIAEELLARVQVHLQLRRHMRRLEEMNRNLYDKAVNDALTGLRNKRYFQEAFEEAFARAQRIGIDVSCLFFDLDHFKQVNDTCGHGFGDYVLKTVGALIKETVRRGDLAARFGGEEFVVALPNTDLGQAKCVAEKIRRLIAAHPFRDQGLQWRVTVSIGVASLLSARPSSACGLLQLADQALYRAKRAGRDRVETAES